aaaaaattttgaacaagTTGTTAATTTGATATTCATTTACTCCttagaatttaaattttattcaaatattcattAAAGTTCTTGGGTCCTCAGTAAGttcactttttaaacaaaaaacttcaaaagaatTTTGTGCTTAACATTTGTGTAAGTATTTTTGGAGTGTGTTTCTAGTGCATTAAACGAGTTTGCATCATGATTGGATACCAAATATCATTtgcttaaaaaacaaatatttaccatcttgaaaacaaacattataaaaacaaaccgCATTGTGATCAATGCTCATGAATATATACCCAAGCCCCTGGCATAGTCCATGTTTCTGTTTTGGAAACCCAAAATAATTTTTACAACAATATAAATTATAAGGTTCACAATGGCAttaaatatttaagaataaaaaaaacactgattttttttgttttcggGAATTCAGAATGCAGTGTTTAATTTTGCCGTTATCTGGAAAAACACCCCCTCCTACTGCCCCTCACGTAAGCCCAGTATTATATGcttatatcaaataattaattTGGCACTACATTTCCTCACCTTTGGTGGCCTGAAGAAATGTTAAAAAGCCTTGCCCAGTTGTTCTCTGGTCCAAAGCTTCATTTCcatttgaataattaaattttaGATGATTACGGACAGCATTTGCTGTGAGAGGTTTAACTCTCCCGCTAAATAATGTCCTCCCACTGGCTATATTCCTATCTTGTCTCAATAGACTCAATACTTGGTGAGTGTCTAatcctgtataaaaaaaaaaatattttaattttgaatcctgTACAGCTGGCAGAAAACTTTATTTGTATCAAATATcctcaataaatatatatataacattcattgatattacaaatttaaaattaacaacAACATACAGTGTATTACCATATAATCCTCCGTAGTgattaattgtatttttattatatttcttctCAGTGTGAGAATATGTCATAGGGAGTCATATATACAGAGATAAGAAAGAGCGTGAAATCCCGTAAATTCCTGCGGCCCAGAAAGTGATTACAGTCGATAGTAATATTATTAGTAcagtatttacaaaaaaatattgcgGAAATCTTTCATGACTGATTTGGCTGTATTCTGTTAAAGTTTCTTATCTCGGTATCTACATCTCTGATATAACATACTATATTTAACTGTCAGAATGTCAGAATTTCAATAAATCTTTAAAGCAGTTTTTACCTGTGAAGGCATAATGAAAAGGTGGCTTGCGTGTCTGAAATTAAGTCGATCTTATCTTATATTATATTGTTATCAAACACTCTATATGGAATTCAACCTCACTTGGATCAATGGTAACAAATAATGAGAAAAGGTTCCTATAGATTTTTAGATTTTGAGGtggatgtaaaaataaataaaaattgaccAAACTTTGTGCAGGGACGTTTTCTGGATGCTGCATAAAAGATTGCTACCTTACATGGCCATGGACATATGGTCAGTAATCATGAAAGGAATaccaatatttatttcaatttctcaaaaataaaagCTAGTTAAACAATATAACAGTTTTAAATCATAGCATAAATGAATCATACTTCTAAGAAGCAGAAAAAACCTTTGCAATCAGGTCATTTTAAGCTTTTAATGTTCTTCAATATGGTAGAAATATGGTATGTGAGGTTGCTTAAATTAAGCTGGCTGGTTTTAAATATTGACCAAACTTTATTATGTAGTAAACCAATGTCTAGTTACCTTTGATAAACTGTTCAAGTTCATTCTGGCATTTACCTATCTGCCTCTCCAACAATGCAGCTTGAAGGATgttaacatgattttttttaaatgctgttGTTGGAATAATAAACCCAGCATCAACAGCCTCATCAAACATACCAGAGTATAGGTTCTGGAGAGTAGTATCAGAAGTGCAATCTTGCATCTGAAATACATCCATAATTAACACTTGCAGTTgactttaattttgattttgttatcagtaaattaaaagcaaactaaatatcattgttacatacataaaaaaattatacacattcatggatctaccgTCGATACCtatatcttggcattgcacaaggtcgtgtttttctctgactgtttatgacgtctttacactaaatccattggttgttggatgtgtaatgattgataagttagtcttagatgtatgattttctttttattagttgttattggctttgaactagctgtcagtaactgcaagtactctcagatctgtactatagtttttttgttgttgggatgtataagtgcTGAGCCACTttcactctgtttttgttagatgtatttctatttgtatccatctgatgagttaagccgttttcaactgatttttatagttcgtttctatgttgtactgttacaccactgtcccaggttagggggagggttgggatcatgctaacatgtttaaccccgccacattatttatgtatgtgcctgtcccaagtcaggagcctgtaattcagtggttttcgtttgttgctgtgttatatatttgttaaaggttcatttatttgtacattaattaggccgcaagttttcttgtttgaattgttttacatttgtcatttcagggccttttatagctgactatgcggtatgggctttggtcattgttgaaggctgtatggaaacctatagttgttaatttctgtgtcatttggtctcttgttaagagttgtctcattggcaattacaccaaatcttcttttttatattcacaagaCGAGGGAAAACATGATTTTTAAAGTGCAGTTTGTATATTCAGATATCGGAATAAGGCTTACTTCTACTTTTTGCAGGGTTCTATATGTTTATCGATCATTCGATGTCATGTTTTGTTTTACAGATGTTTCTCTTTTTTAGGGTTGTAGCAGTTTTATTAATTGTGCATGTGAATATAAGCAATTTGAAATTAATAATTCTTTAAAGACAAAACAAATCTGGTACATATAAAACTGTAGATACATGAGCACTTTTACTTGTCCTAAATAGcaagcctgtatttcagtggttgttgcTTGTTGCAGTcgagcatatttgtttttcatttttttttataattaaatctgGCCGTTGGTTTGTCCTGtctaaattgttttatattagtaatttttggggcatcTATAGCTTACATTGGGTATGAGTTACAATTTTCACAAGtcatattcattaaaaaaaaaaaattttaagacATACCATGACAATAATATCTTTTAATCCATCTGGCAAATCGTCTACATTTAAAATGCAAGGTTTCCCAAGCAATATATAGTCGGTGACTATATCACTGAAGATAGGCAGACCTGGCCCATCTTGAATTATGGACAAAGCTGTCAGCTGTcccaaatggaaaaaaatatttttcttcctGGCAACAAAGTTTTCCTGAAATGTTTGACGTCCAGGTTTGCCTGAAAGCATATAAAATACCACAATTACACCTGCATACTtttagttgtttaaaaaaaatacttatattaTTATCCACTGAATTTCTATAAGTTCTAAGGCAATTGTGATATGGTGGATATATTTATAGGCAGTTAATGCTCAATGAAGTGTTAAGACTTCATGGTAAAACAAAAGCATTAAACCAATAACAAagcaaaatatttcaattatctCAATTTGCTTCAGAAAAAGGGTAGATATTCTTGTCATAAATTGATAATGATGACAATAAGGCTGTTTTATTTCCTTCAGCAAGTTGAATGCATATTCTTGAGAACACATTAATATGATATGTACACAAAGCCTTATTTGGATAATTTTGAACATGACTGCAATGTTTAGTCAGATTTGTTgtgtgctagttcacaaggtaacagtgtGCATGTAGCCATATGTCACATAAACTTGACACGTGTTTTTTACAGAATGCTGACAAGTCTATTTACTCTCTAACTTTCAAATGATGCTCAACATAGAATCAGCATAAACAAATTTTTAAGTCTTTTGTTTGACTTTACATGGTATCCATTATACATCATTTCATATTTGCCGAAAACATGTCCCATAGAGCCGACTGAGGTGGATATCAAATTATAATATtatcaattgttaaaaaaaaatattatcaaataacTTTCCTTCcaatattaaaaatgtttaaccAAAGTCTTTAGAAACacataaaaatatgtcaaaatgaaattttcctTCAATTATATTTTACTGATTGCCATTCTTACTTACCGGTAACATATATTGAATTGGTTATCTTGTAGAGAAACAAGCTCCAAAATTCCCTTCTCAGGCCACCAAGATCAACACCTTCTTCTCCACTAAAGGCTATCCTCAATTGGCTGTTGAGGTCCTCTTGGCTGACACTGATGACAGCTAGAGCATCTTCTAATATGGATTCCCTTCTTACCTCCATTAGAAGTGGGTCTTCAGcatcattttttataaaggaatcTTTATGATCCTTTAACATTTGGCGGAAGTTTTCTGTACACTCTGTTTGCCTACAATATATTCaatataatctttaaaaatcCATCTTTAAAACTTTCGTCAAAGATTTTATAGCTTGAAAGgtggttatattttttatttgttacaaaGCTAATTGAACAATTTGGGAGCAATTTTTTGATCCGCAGTGCAGCAACTTccttttgtcaatattttgaaaCTAAACTACTCACTGTATAACcaaaaacaaatcaacaaaatTCTTTGGCTTCAATGATAGGAATTGTTTCAGATTTGCATTGTGCAAATATATACAGTGACGTAGGTCCAGGAACAGTATTGGtatatccacactgatctgtgtctaCAGTTAAATTGTTTTCACAAGGAGTTCATTGAATTAGACATCTTTATTATGCAAATTGTGCCATCCAATTAATTGCATGTACCAAGAGGCTGGTTTCATATCTGGCAATTCACAATGCTTGCTATTAAGTCTTTTTCAagttaaagatataaatattagacaaaaatatgtattttatttaaatacaagATTTGAATGCTGTTTTTTCGAGTTATGAGTACAAAGTTGAGTGGTGAGTTTGGAAAGTCAACTTGCaaggtttaaaaataaattttacccAATATCTCCAAATAGTCCAACTTCTGGGATATCTTCATAAATTGAATTGGTGTTGCTGCCATCAGCAGCCAAATCCctgaaatccaaaaaaaaaacataaatatttttttaaagttgcaTAAAAAAACATTATCATTATAATAGATATAAACTTGTTGAAGAGAACCTTAAGAGGTTAAAGAGGCAGTATCTACTGATTtcccttaaaagttatttcttagaATATGATGCATTTggaatatgaaatatatttgaacaatatgTTGGTGCCAAATATTGCAGTATGATACTATTGTTTACAAAACTAATTTCGTTTTTTTGTCAGGCTTACAATAATGGAATAAAAATCCATCAATATTTAAACATTCACACTTACCTAGTAAATGGGTAACCTCAGAAAGATGTGTGGGAACTGGAAAACATGCTATGCATGTATTCACAGATGATTtcaattattaatatttaaatgtatatgaTGGAAGATGATTTTAACATTCAATATATTCATCACACCATACCATGTTGTGGTATTTGTGCTTTGTCGTGAGATGCGTTGTTCTAGTGTTTGTATTTTGTGTAATTCATATGAATGTTTTTGAtagagttaagccatttcaattaatattttatagtgcgTCATTTATTGTTGTAATGTTGTACTGCTGTATCAGGtctagggtgaaggttggcgcctgGTAAAACGTTCAAACCCACTGCATATATtatatgcacctgtcctaagtcaggaacctgttgttcagtgggtGTCGTTTGTTGGTATGTTTCATATAtatttctcatttctcgttttgtaaatagattagaccattgttttttctgtttgaattgtgttacactggttattttggggccctttatagcttcaAGTTACTGTGCGGTGTGAGctaatgctctgtgttgaaggctgtactttgaccaataattgttaactttttatacattgtgactttgatggagagttgtctcattggcactcataccacatcttcttatttacatgaagtatatattaaatatataattaacaaATGTTGGTCAAACAGACAATAACTCTCAAACACGTTCATTGTAGAACCCGTAATTACTGGAAATATATTTTTTCCTTtctattttataagttttttttttaaagttttaagcaaaacATTTGATTTCCACAGATATTGTGTGTTTAGAATAAACTGCATGATTTTcacaacaattttcataaaattcaattTCATAATACCTTGTTATATCCATTAACGACTGGGGAATGAGTGGTGTGGACTGTTGTTGTTCAGTCATGTCTTGTTCTGCAGAAGATGGTTCAGAGCTACTTCTAAACAAAACTGTTGGAGTACCAGCTGTGTGGTAGATTGTGGTTGCAGTTTCCCTAACCTGAAAATGGTGATTTAACTTTATGTAACATGTAATTAGGTCTGATGAGTTAATAGAAAATTAAGGACAATGGAGTAAATGTGCATTGAGTAAATTCAAATACAATacatagaaaaatacaaattatcaatgacTATACAACAAGGTCAAGATGTTTTTCAAAAGAGTTTTAAATGTTTGTTCTTTCAGTTTAGTTATAACACCACTCTCCCAGATAGGAGGAAGGGTATTATGTAATAATTTttaacctacatgtatatatactatatGTACGTGTCCCAAGTActgagcctgtaatttagtggttaaCGCTTGTTGCTATGGAGCATATTTTTTGTCTATGTAAAAATTTGGCCATTGGTTAAAAATGTCCAGTCTGATtttttttacactagtcattttgaggCCATTTATAATTCATTTTGCGCTGTGAGTCAGGGCTCCACATTGAAAGCCATGTTgtgacataataattaattatatttaatgCTATAGATCTTGGATTGAgttttgtctcatttgcaatcatacaatCTTTTTATTAGGTGTATATTGTGTAACagtagatatataaaaaaaatccatattttgtttataattatgaTAAAGATTGAAAATAATGATTCTACAACAATCTTGACACACTTCTTAACATCCATCTATACCAAcattcaaaaaataaattctaTTCGGTTTAtgcacatttttgattttttagttaaaaatggctataaatttttttttaactcacatTTGAAGTTGTTGGGTACCTGGCTCTGGCTCTACCTCTACCTCTTCTATGAGATGAAGAATTAGTAGCTTCTGGGGCTACCTGTAAAAGATTTAAAGTTAATTACATTATTAACCATATTTAGTATTAAATTATGAATTATTGGTAGTACACTGATTCATGATCcaaattatttgatataaattctgttttttattttattttcattttcatttttttatatggcTTATCAAATGGCCCACACATGTCCTTTAAACAAATGACTGTCTCAAACCTAATTGCAcctaatcaatttgcctttatgttttgtcattttttttaattcaccaaCTACTATTTAAACATTGTTTAGAAAGTTGACCAAAAATTGTAATGGCTATTTTATTTTAAGTCCCATTTGACATATCTTCTCAGTATCTATTCATCTCCCTGACAATAAAATATCTTGTATTGTGCACTGACATATACTCAACTGCAGAAGAATAAGAAGAATAAGACTTGTGCTTTCTTTTACTATGATCTACTATGACATACCACTGCATGAATAAAATCATTTGCAACTACAGCTGACCTTCTTTGCCTCCTAGAATTTCTGGATAAACTGGATCTGTGTGATGTGCCctaaaaatgacaacattttatATC
Above is a window of Mytilus galloprovincialis chromosome 7, xbMytGall1.hap1.1, whole genome shotgun sequence DNA encoding:
- the LOC143083454 gene encoding uncharacterized protein LOC143083454 is translated as MSNSSSTQRISTLSSPDSNLASGTSHRSSLSRNSRRQRRSAVVANDFIHAVVAPEATNSSSHRRGRGRARARYPTTSNVRETATTIYHTAGTPTVLFRSSSEPSSAEQDMTEQQQSTPLIPQSLMDITRDLAADGSNTNSIYEDIPEVGLFGDIGQTECTENFRQMLKDHKDSFIKNDAEDPLLMEVRRESILEDALAVISVSQEDLNSQLRIAFSGEEGVDLGGLRREFWSLFLYKITNSIYVTGKPGRQTFQENFVARKKNIFFHLGQLTALSIIQDGPGLPIFSDIVTDYILLGKPCILNVDDLPDGLKDIIVMMQDCTSDTTLQNLYSGMFDEAVDAGFIIPTTAFKKNHVNILQAALLERQIGKCQNELEQFIKGLDTHQVLSLLRQDRNIASGRTLFSGRVKPLTANAVRNHLKFNYSNGNEALDQRTTGQGFLTFLQATKGTSTVVNGIRIGPKEVLMWLTGSTSIPAIGFHKQIDVCFGTSTFVNTCALALTLKVQPQLSPADAVEHYTEIIINSQTFTQD